GCTGTGGGTTACTACGACAATGCCTATCATAAATCTGATCCCTCAAGCCTGGTGCCTGGGCATTAAATTGCTAACTTAACTCAATATCGCGGTGTGTCAAGTGTATAGAGTTCAGTTTCTTTTTCAAATGACCGGCAAAATCAAAACTCCTGGTCTTCCTTTTCAATCACCATGTAAAGCTCCCGCCAGTCGGCAGCGTTCATGAGCCGTTCTTTGAACACCATGTTCTTGAGCAAGCGGGATATCCTGGCAAGCATCTTGAGATGACCACCGGTGGAATCCTCTGGGGCCAGCAACAGAAAGAAGAGGTGGGTAGGTTTTCCGTCCATGGCATCAAAGTCCACACCCTTGCGACTCCGCCCGAATCCCATCAACATGGACTGCAAAGGTTTCAACTTGCCATGAGGGATAGCGATGCCGCCCCCAATGCCGGTGCTGCCGAGGCGCTCCCGCTCCAAAAGAACACGAAGCAATTCCTCCTGTTTCAGACCGGAGGCATCTGCAAGGGAAGCGGTAAGTTCGCTCAACACCCCCTTCTTGTCAGTAGCATTCAGTTCGGCAACAATGGCCCCTTCTTTGAGTGAGTCCAGGATTCTCATGAAGTGTCTTACGAACTGGGCTGAATCAAACCGAAATTACCGTCTTTGAGGCGATATAGAACATTGACCTGCTCGGTCTGAGCATTGGTAAAAACCAAAAAGCTGTCCTTGATCAACCGCATTTGCAAAACCGCCTCATCCCTATCCATGGGTTTATACTCGATACTCTCGATTCTCGTGAGTTCAGGCAGATCCTGATCCACATCTATTGAGGGCGCCGTATCCGCGCTATCATAGAGCAGGGCCTTGGACTTGGCGGCCGTTGATCGACGTTTTTTGAATTTTGTTTTGTTCTTCTTGATCTGCTTATCGATCTTGTCTAGAGCCATATCTATAGCCGAATACATATCAGAGGTCTCTTCGTGTGCGTTGATAGTGAATCCATCTGCGCTGATGTTTATTTCAGCTATGTGCCGAAATTTATTCACAGTCAAAACAACGTTTGCCTTGGCTGGGTTTTGCAGGTACTTGTCGAACCGATCAAGCTTGTCAGACGCGTAGGCTTTCAGAGTTTCTGATGAAGCGAGATTAATGAAGGTTACTGACTTCTGCATGCTGATTGACCTCCTTGTATCCTCTTGCGTTTGTTGGATGGTAGCACCCTCAACATTTCCCTGTACTTGGCTACCGTTCTGCGGGCCACATTAATGTTCGAAGATTTCAAGATCTCAACCATCTTCCTGTCACTGTAAGGCTTGGCGGGATCTTCGGACTGAACGATCTGACGTATTCTCTCCTTAACGCTGGCCGAGGCAATGACGTCTCCGTCAAGTCGGTTGATAGAACTATTGAAGAAAAATTTCAGCTCAAAGGTCCCCTGCGGGGTGTGGACGTATTTGTTGGTCGTAACGCGGCTCACAGTCGACTCGTGCATCCCAATGTCCTCGGCTACATCCCGCAACACCATTGGTTTCAAATGGCTAATCCCTTTTTCCAAGAAATCGCCTTGATAATTGACAATGCTTTCAACAACTCGGTAGATCGTCCTCTGG
This is a stretch of genomic DNA from Deltaproteobacteria bacterium. It encodes these proteins:
- a CDS encoding PTS sugar transporter subunit IIA: MRILDSLKEGAIVAELNATDKKGVLSELTASLADASGLKQEELLRVLLERERLGSTGIGGGIAIPHGKLKPLQSMLMGFGRSRKGVDFDAMDGKPTHLFFLLLAPEDSTGGHLKMLARISRLLKNMVFKERLMNAADWRELYMVIEKEDQEF
- the raiA gene encoding ribosome-associated translation inhibitor RaiA → MQKSVTFINLASSETLKAYASDKLDRFDKYLQNPAKANVVLTVNKFRHIAEINISADGFTINAHEETSDMYSAIDMALDKIDKQIKKNKTKFKKRRSTAAKSKALLYDSADTAPSIDVDQDLPELTRIESIEYKPMDRDEAVLQMRLIKDSFLVFTNAQTEQVNVLYRLKDGNFGLIQPSS